A window from Rhinolophus sinicus isolate RSC01 linkage group LG18, ASM3656204v1, whole genome shotgun sequence encodes these proteins:
- the MMP25 gene encoding matrix metalloproteinase-25 isoform X2, whose translation MDWLTRYGYLPPPHPAQAQLQSPAMLRDAIKVMQRFAQLPETGLLDPLTMATMRKRRCSLPDVLGVAGLVRRRRRRYALSGSMWKKRTLTWRIQSFPQSSALSQDIVRSLMHLALTTWGTESGLKFQETGSQGLTEPDILIDFARAYHQDSYPFDGQGGTLAHAFFPGEHSISGDTHFDDEEIWTYGSKDGEGTDLFAVAVHEFGHALGLGHSSAPDSIMRPFYQGPVDNPTNYRLSQDDREGLQQLYGKVPQTPHDEPTRKPLPRPFPPPDSPSLPVPDRCDGNFDAIANIRGETFFFKGPWFWRLQPSGQLVSPRPARLHRFWEGLPPQVKVIQAAYSRHRDGRILLFSGSQFWVFQDRQLEGAARPLAELGLPPGEEVDAVFSWPLNGKTYLVRGQRYWRYDDAAARPDPGYPRDLSLWEGAPHAPDDVTVSNTGDTYFIKGTHYWKFPKGSVKAEPDSPQPMGPQWLDCPAPSSGPRSPKDPKVTPKPGTCDCQCEINQAAGQPTVPLLLLLLPLLVGGVASS comes from the exons ATG GACTGGCTGACCCGCTATGGCTACCTGCCgccaccccacccagcccaggcccAACTACAGAGCCCTGCAATGCTGCGGGATGCCATCAAGGTCATGCAGAGGTTTGCCCAGCTGCCTGAGACGGGTCTCCTGG ACCCACTGACAATGGCCACCATGCGTAAGCGCCGCTGCTCCCTGCCTGACGTGCTGGGGGTGGCGGGGCTGGTTAGGCGGCGCCGCCGCCGGTATGCTCTGAGTGGCAGCATGTGGAAGAAGCGAACCCTGACGTGGAG GATACAGTCCTTCCCCCAGAGCTCAGCACTGAGCCAGGACATTGTGAGGAGCCTCATGCACCTTGCCCTGACCACCTGGGGTACTGAGTCAGGCCTCAAATTCCAGGAGACAGGTTCTCAGGGCCTGACAGAGCCTGACATCCTCATCGACTTTGCCCGGGCCTACCACCAGGACAGTTACCCCTTCGATGGGCAGGGGGGCACTCTAGCCCATGCCTTCTTCCCTGGGGAGCATTCCATCTCTGGGGATACTCACTTCGACGATGAGGAGATCTGGACTTATGGGTCAAAAG aTGGTGAAGGGACTGACCTATTTGCTGTGGCTGTTCATGAGTTTGGCCAtgccctgggcctgggccacTCTTCAGCGCCTGACTCCATCATGAGACCCTTTTACCAGGGCCCGGTGGACAACCCCACCAACTACCGCCTGTCCCAGGATGACCGTGAAGGCCTGCAGCAGCTCTACG GGAAAGTGCCCCAAACCCCACATGATGAGCCCACAAGGAAACCCCTGCCTCGTCCTTTCCCACCCCCAGACAG cccctccctccctgttccTGATCGATGTGATGGCAATTTTGATGCCATCGCCAATATCCGTGGGGAAACCTTCTTCTTCAAAG GTCCCTGGTTCTGGCGACTCCAGCCCTCGGGACAGCTTGTGTCCCCCCGACCTGCCCGGCTCCACCGCTTCTGGGAGGGGCTGCCCCCCCAGGTGAAGGTGATCCAGGCCGCGTACTCCCGGCACCGAGATGGCCGAATTCTCCTCTTCAGCG GCTCCCAGTTCTGGGTGTTCCAGGACCGACAGCTGGAGGGCGCTGCGCGACCGCTGGCCGAGCTGGGGCTGCCCCCGGGGGAAGAGGTGGATGCTGTGTTCTCCTGGCCGTTGAACGGGAAGACCTACTTGGTCCGGGGCCAGCGCTACTGGCGGTACGACGACGCGGCTGCGCGCCCTGACCCTGGCTACCCGCGCGACCTGAGTCTCTGGGAGGGGGCTCCTCACGCCCCAGACGATGTCACTGTCAGCAACACAG GTGATACCTACTTCATTAAGGGCACCCACTACTGGAAATTTCCCAAGGGCAGCGTCAAGGCCGAGCCGGACTCCCCCCAACCCATGGGCCCCCAGTGGCTGGACTGCCCGGCCCCCAGTTCTGGCCCTCGCTCCCCCAAGGACCCCAAAGTGACTCCCAAGCCCGGAACCTGCGATTGTCAGTGCGAGATCAACCAGGCCGCGGGGCAGCCGACGGTGCCCCTCCTGCTGCTCCTTCTGCCCCTGCTTGTGGGGGGCGTCGCCTCCAGCTGA
- the MMP25 gene encoding matrix metalloproteinase-25 isoform X3: MATMRKRRCSLPDVLGVAGLVRRRRRRYALSGSMWKKRTLTWRIQSFPQSSALSQDIVRSLMHLALTTWGTESGLKFQETGSQGLTEPDILIDFARAYHQDSYPFDGQGGTLAHAFFPGEHSISGDTHFDDEEIWTYGSKDGEGTDLFAVAVHEFGHALGLGHSSAPDSIMRPFYQGPVDNPTNYRLSQDDREGLQQLYGKVPQTPHDEPTRKPLPRPFPPPDSPSLPVPDRCDGNFDAIANIRGETFFFKGPWFWRLQPSGQLVSPRPARLHRFWEGLPPQVKVIQAAYSRHRDGRILLFSGSQFWVFQDRQLEGAARPLAELGLPPGEEVDAVFSWPLNGKTYLVRGQRYWRYDDAAARPDPGYPRDLSLWEGAPHAPDDVTVSNTGDTYFIKGTHYWKFPKGSVKAEPDSPQPMGPQWLDCPAPSSGPRSPKDPKVTPKPGTCDCQCEINQAAGQPTVPLLLLLLPLLVGGVASS; encoded by the exons ATGGCCACCATGCGTAAGCGCCGCTGCTCCCTGCCTGACGTGCTGGGGGTGGCGGGGCTGGTTAGGCGGCGCCGCCGCCGGTATGCTCTGAGTGGCAGCATGTGGAAGAAGCGAACCCTGACGTGGAG GATACAGTCCTTCCCCCAGAGCTCAGCACTGAGCCAGGACATTGTGAGGAGCCTCATGCACCTTGCCCTGACCACCTGGGGTACTGAGTCAGGCCTCAAATTCCAGGAGACAGGTTCTCAGGGCCTGACAGAGCCTGACATCCTCATCGACTTTGCCCGGGCCTACCACCAGGACAGTTACCCCTTCGATGGGCAGGGGGGCACTCTAGCCCATGCCTTCTTCCCTGGGGAGCATTCCATCTCTGGGGATACTCACTTCGACGATGAGGAGATCTGGACTTATGGGTCAAAAG aTGGTGAAGGGACTGACCTATTTGCTGTGGCTGTTCATGAGTTTGGCCAtgccctgggcctgggccacTCTTCAGCGCCTGACTCCATCATGAGACCCTTTTACCAGGGCCCGGTGGACAACCCCACCAACTACCGCCTGTCCCAGGATGACCGTGAAGGCCTGCAGCAGCTCTACG GGAAAGTGCCCCAAACCCCACATGATGAGCCCACAAGGAAACCCCTGCCTCGTCCTTTCCCACCCCCAGACAG cccctccctccctgttccTGATCGATGTGATGGCAATTTTGATGCCATCGCCAATATCCGTGGGGAAACCTTCTTCTTCAAAG GTCCCTGGTTCTGGCGACTCCAGCCCTCGGGACAGCTTGTGTCCCCCCGACCTGCCCGGCTCCACCGCTTCTGGGAGGGGCTGCCCCCCCAGGTGAAGGTGATCCAGGCCGCGTACTCCCGGCACCGAGATGGCCGAATTCTCCTCTTCAGCG GCTCCCAGTTCTGGGTGTTCCAGGACCGACAGCTGGAGGGCGCTGCGCGACCGCTGGCCGAGCTGGGGCTGCCCCCGGGGGAAGAGGTGGATGCTGTGTTCTCCTGGCCGTTGAACGGGAAGACCTACTTGGTCCGGGGCCAGCGCTACTGGCGGTACGACGACGCGGCTGCGCGCCCTGACCCTGGCTACCCGCGCGACCTGAGTCTCTGGGAGGGGGCTCCTCACGCCCCAGACGATGTCACTGTCAGCAACACAG GTGATACCTACTTCATTAAGGGCACCCACTACTGGAAATTTCCCAAGGGCAGCGTCAAGGCCGAGCCGGACTCCCCCCAACCCATGGGCCCCCAGTGGCTGGACTGCCCGGCCCCCAGTTCTGGCCCTCGCTCCCCCAAGGACCCCAAAGTGACTCCCAAGCCCGGAACCTGCGATTGTCAGTGCGAGATCAACCAGGCCGCGGGGCAGCCGACGGTGCCCCTCCTGCTGCTCCTTCTGCCCCTGCTTGTGGGGGGCGTCGCCTCCAGCTGA
- the MMP25 gene encoding matrix metalloproteinase-25 isoform X1 — MLRLLALLLPLLPPPAEPRALRAEPSEQDMSLGVDWLTRYGYLPPPHPAQAQLQSPAMLRDAIKVMQRFAQLPETGLLDPLTMATMRKRRCSLPDVLGVAGLVRRRRRRYALSGSMWKKRTLTWRIQSFPQSSALSQDIVRSLMHLALTTWGTESGLKFQETGSQGLTEPDILIDFARAYHQDSYPFDGQGGTLAHAFFPGEHSISGDTHFDDEEIWTYGSKDGEGTDLFAVAVHEFGHALGLGHSSAPDSIMRPFYQGPVDNPTNYRLSQDDREGLQQLYGKVPQTPHDEPTRKPLPRPFPPPDSPSLPVPDRCDGNFDAIANIRGETFFFKGPWFWRLQPSGQLVSPRPARLHRFWEGLPPQVKVIQAAYSRHRDGRILLFSGSQFWVFQDRQLEGAARPLAELGLPPGEEVDAVFSWPLNGKTYLVRGQRYWRYDDAAARPDPGYPRDLSLWEGAPHAPDDVTVSNTGDTYFIKGTHYWKFPKGSVKAEPDSPQPMGPQWLDCPAPSSGPRSPKDPKVTPKPGTCDCQCEINQAAGQPTVPLLLLLLPLLVGGVASS; from the exons ATGCTCCGGCTCCTGGCGCTGTTGCTCCCGCTGCTGCCACCGccagcagagcccagagccctCCGAGCAGAGCCCTCCGAGCAGGACATGAGCCTGGGCGTG GACTGGCTGACCCGCTATGGCTACCTGCCgccaccccacccagcccaggcccAACTACAGAGCCCTGCAATGCTGCGGGATGCCATCAAGGTCATGCAGAGGTTTGCCCAGCTGCCTGAGACGGGTCTCCTGG ACCCACTGACAATGGCCACCATGCGTAAGCGCCGCTGCTCCCTGCCTGACGTGCTGGGGGTGGCGGGGCTGGTTAGGCGGCGCCGCCGCCGGTATGCTCTGAGTGGCAGCATGTGGAAGAAGCGAACCCTGACGTGGAG GATACAGTCCTTCCCCCAGAGCTCAGCACTGAGCCAGGACATTGTGAGGAGCCTCATGCACCTTGCCCTGACCACCTGGGGTACTGAGTCAGGCCTCAAATTCCAGGAGACAGGTTCTCAGGGCCTGACAGAGCCTGACATCCTCATCGACTTTGCCCGGGCCTACCACCAGGACAGTTACCCCTTCGATGGGCAGGGGGGCACTCTAGCCCATGCCTTCTTCCCTGGGGAGCATTCCATCTCTGGGGATACTCACTTCGACGATGAGGAGATCTGGACTTATGGGTCAAAAG aTGGTGAAGGGACTGACCTATTTGCTGTGGCTGTTCATGAGTTTGGCCAtgccctgggcctgggccacTCTTCAGCGCCTGACTCCATCATGAGACCCTTTTACCAGGGCCCGGTGGACAACCCCACCAACTACCGCCTGTCCCAGGATGACCGTGAAGGCCTGCAGCAGCTCTACG GGAAAGTGCCCCAAACCCCACATGATGAGCCCACAAGGAAACCCCTGCCTCGTCCTTTCCCACCCCCAGACAG cccctccctccctgttccTGATCGATGTGATGGCAATTTTGATGCCATCGCCAATATCCGTGGGGAAACCTTCTTCTTCAAAG GTCCCTGGTTCTGGCGACTCCAGCCCTCGGGACAGCTTGTGTCCCCCCGACCTGCCCGGCTCCACCGCTTCTGGGAGGGGCTGCCCCCCCAGGTGAAGGTGATCCAGGCCGCGTACTCCCGGCACCGAGATGGCCGAATTCTCCTCTTCAGCG GCTCCCAGTTCTGGGTGTTCCAGGACCGACAGCTGGAGGGCGCTGCGCGACCGCTGGCCGAGCTGGGGCTGCCCCCGGGGGAAGAGGTGGATGCTGTGTTCTCCTGGCCGTTGAACGGGAAGACCTACTTGGTCCGGGGCCAGCGCTACTGGCGGTACGACGACGCGGCTGCGCGCCCTGACCCTGGCTACCCGCGCGACCTGAGTCTCTGGGAGGGGGCTCCTCACGCCCCAGACGATGTCACTGTCAGCAACACAG GTGATACCTACTTCATTAAGGGCACCCACTACTGGAAATTTCCCAAGGGCAGCGTCAAGGCCGAGCCGGACTCCCCCCAACCCATGGGCCCCCAGTGGCTGGACTGCCCGGCCCCCAGTTCTGGCCCTCGCTCCCCCAAGGACCCCAAAGTGACTCCCAAGCCCGGAACCTGCGATTGTCAGTGCGAGATCAACCAGGCCGCGGGGCAGCCGACGGTGCCCCTCCTGCTGCTCCTTCTGCCCCTGCTTGTGGGGGGCGTCGCCTCCAGCTGA